DNA sequence from the Bacteroidota bacterium genome:
ATTCATTAAGACAATATATACACAACAGATCATTGTATTCACGTTATTTTATCGGGACATTGAATGGATTATTACCATGCGGATTGGTATATATGGGCATAGCCGGCGCGATGGCCACCGGCAATTCCGCTTCAGGTGCCTTGTTCATGGCAATTTTCGGACTAGGTACTTTTCCCGTTATGTTTGCTATTTCACTTTTTGGAAGCAATATCAGCGTTGACGTACGGCAGAAAATAAACCGGGCTGTACCTGTATTTATAATATCCATGGCCATCCTGTTAATTCTGCGCGGGGCCAACCTGGGTATTCCGTATATCAGTCCAAAGCTGGTCAATACTGAAAGCCCCACATTAAACTGCTGCCGTAAATGAAGTTCATTATTGGAAAAATACAACATAGCCGCGCCGCGCTACAAGTTATACCAAATTGATTTATATATAGTCCAATCAGTATTTGGTATAATGCCGATCGGATAGCTGTTTGGGCCAATGCAATTGGACCATTACAGATATCACATCGGTATTATATAATCACGACGTGAAAATGTCATATATTATGACCCTTCTGAAAGATATTCACAGTCGCCTGATAAAAACACATGCCTTATTCAAGCGTAAAACTGTTGCCCGGTGCAGGTATAGCGATATCAGCAAATCCAATTGCTGTTAATTTCTCCTTAAAATCCTTTTGAACCTGCGGCTCACCATGTACAAGGAAAACTTTCTTCACCTTTGTTTTATCCTGGCAGGATAAATATTCTATCATCTCCTTATAATCTCCATGAGCACTGTAAGAGTTCATCACCTCAATTTGCAGCTTAACTTCATACTGCTGTCCGAAAATGCGCACAAATTTTTCTTTAGCCAAAAAAGAAGCGCCCAGTGATTCCGGTGGACAATAACCCACTATCAGCAACGTGTTTCGCGCATCACCAACATTGTGTTTCAAATGATGTTTTATCCTTCCGGCTTCCATCATGCCTGATGCGGCGATAATGACACAGGGCTCGGTCGAGCTGTTAATATCCATCGATTCTGTCACATTGCGGGTATATATCAGGTTATTAAATCCAAACGGGTCCGGATCACTCTTTAAATACTCGATCACTTTTTCGTTGAATGCCTCCGGGTGCGACCGCATAATATTGGTGGCATTGGTGGCAAGCGGAC
Encoded proteins:
- a CDS encoding sulfite exporter TauE/SafE family protein — encoded protein: MSFFIAAISLGFLGSFHCVGMCGPITLLLPLNNDTSLNKIAGTVLYNLGRITTYTLLGGLFGLLGQTFVLAGYQQLLSVTIGTIILIIAVLPDKITNSLRPTGIISGIITPLKNSLRQYIHNRSLYSRYFIGTLNGLLPCGLVYMGIAGAMATGNSASGALFMAIFGLGTFPVMFAISLFGSNISVDVRQKINRAVPVFIISMAILLILRGANLGIPYISPKLVNTESPTLNCCRK